The Enterobacter cloacae complex sp. ECNIH7 nucleotide sequence GGGAGCAGAACGAACATAATCTACTGACGCGCCGTATGCAGGACCAAGACAAAACGCCCTCAATATGGATGATGATAACCGATTACTGAATAGAATGGGGCCATGGTCCCGGTTCCTTCCGGAGCGTGCAGCGAGTAATCCGGCCGGGCAACCGGGTGGCTCATGACACTGTGGTGCATAGTGGGACCGTGGTCCCAGTTCCTTTTGGAGTGTGACGTCAGCATTCCAGCCGGACAGCCGGGTGGCTCATGGCACTGTGGTGCATGGTGAGACCGTGGTCACAGTTCCTTTTGGAGTGTGACGTCAGCATTCCGGTCGGATAACCGGGTATGTCATGGCTCTCTGATGCAAGGTTGGACAGTGGTCCCAGTTCCTTTTGGAGTGTGGCGTCAGCATTCCGGTCGGATAACCGGGTATGTCATGGCTGTCTGGTGCAAGGTGGGACCGTGGTCCCAGTTCCTTTTGGAGTGTGGCGTCAGCATTCCGGTCGGATAACCGGGTATGTCATGGCTGTCTGGTGCAAGGTGGGACCGTGGTCCCAGTTCCTTTTGGAGTGTGGCGTCAGCAATACGGTCGGATAACCGGATATGTCATGGCTCTCTGATGCATGGTGGGACCGTGGTCTCAGTTCCTTTTGGAGTGTGGCGTCAGCAATACGGTCGGATAACCGGGTATGTCATGGCTGTCTGGTGCAAGGTGAGACCGTGGTCCCACTCAGTTCTCTGACTTATTAAACATCTGCGGAAGCCTACTGTAGATCGTTTTATTTCCATTACATTCGGGCGGAAAAGAGTAAAACAGATTTTCTGAACAATATTGGACGGACTATTTCGGGGGGATACTGCTTGGGATATCTATATCCCGAAGCAGCATGTAAGACAGGAAAGAAACCAGAAGTGAATTATGGGGATTAAAGGCATCACTACGCAGGCTGAATCTGTTGTAAATCACGCAGTATGCTTTCAATCTTCTCGATACACTCGGCAGGTAAACGTGATTTATCGAGATTGAAAATCACCTTATCGCCTTTATAAAGGGCTGTCGCACCGGGTACAAACTGATGACGGGTACTCAGATTAACTTTTTTACCGGATGGCTCTTTCAGTACTTCCATAAGTAAGCCGATGACTTCTTCGGGTTCAAACATAACACCGGCAGTTTTTTGTTCATGAAGTTGCTGCATCTGTTGCAACAATAACGCCTCTTTGCCTGAGAACGCTTTGTACAGCGCCTCACCGGACCGGGCGGAAAGTTCACCAGGATGAGTAAAGAGGGCAACCACGGATTTTGGTAACAGGGCCGTATTTATGCAGCGCGTGATGATTTTACGGGAAATATTCTCGGCATCTGCCAGAGCGGAGACATTGCCGTTAAATTCATTTTCCAGCCGAAGTGCGTAGCGTTTGCCCCGCTCATAAGCACTGACAGGTCGGTAATCATTACCCAGCCGGGATAATGCCATCATCTGTGCGTCATCGAGATCCCCTACGAGAACCCGGTAATCGGAAGAAGTCAGTATGGCGGCTTTCCGGCGACGACTGCCATCGGCAACCTCGATAACGCCTTCCACCCTCCGCCCGAACGCCGGTGTCTGCTGCCCACTCAGGAGAAAAGAGGGGATCAGATCATCAAGTGCGTCTTCGGTCAGTAGTTCCTGGTCACGTTCATTACCTGACCAGACTCTCGATGCCGTTTCAATACTCTCGCCCGGGACAGTTTCCAGAATAAATTTCACTTCCCGGCCACAAACCGGAAGCAGAATGGCATTCCCGCGGGCCATGGCTCCCACCCGTGCAATTAATGAATCAACCATCGGTGCAGCAGGTGCCGCTGACGGATCAGTTTCGGGACGGATATCTTTTACGGTATGTTTTGGAATGACTGGTGCACGTTTCATTATCTGATCTCCCAGCGAGGTTTAATCAGGCGATCAAAAATTTCGTTACAGACAGGCTCCCAGATAGCCAGCGCATTTCGCCAGGCTCCTGTAGATGAGCGCTGATCGATAGCCTGCTCAAACACCGTTCTCATACGGATCTGACCTTTACCGACCTCGTCGGTCTCGCGTACAACGTTTTTCAGTACCATGCTTCCCCAGGCATCGCGGATCTGTTCTTCCATCCAGGGTGACTGTGAGCCATTGTTATTGCTGTACTTGGTCAGAAGAATTCTGACGTCAGGTTCAAAACCCTGCAGGTCCACGTTTTTTAACAAATCGCGCAGCATGTCAAAAAACTGAAGGGCAGAAGTGTAATCGAATAACTCTGCTGGCGTTGGCACGATGAGCACATCCGCAGCACAGACGACATTGATGGTGCCAATACCGAGGTTAGGTGCACTGTCGATAACAATGACATCATAATCATGAGCCACCGTTTCAATGGCCAGGCGAAGCATCATGTGGGGTTCTGTCGGTAATTTTCCGTCGTCATACCGACCCATAAGCTCAGTTTCGATACGATGCAGCGCCAGGCAAGAAGGAATAATATCAAGTCCAGGCCAGCAGGTGGGTTTTACCGCATAGGCGACATCATCACGCTCACCAAGATAAAAGGGAAGTAAGGTGTCTTCGGCATGGATGTGCAAATCAGGAACCCAGCCGTGGTACATGGAGGCGGTACCCTGAGGATCGTTCCCTTCCACAAGCAGTACCCGCAGTCCTTTCAGTGCCAGATCCTGTGCCAGATGTACAGATACAGATGTCTTATAGACCCCCCCCTTATGTGCTGCCACTGCAATGACGGGCGGAACGCTGTCATCAGGCCGCCGCAGGCGGGTGCCAAACACATCCCGCATATGGTTAATCTGTTCGATCGTGTAACCCACTCTCTGCTCAACCCGGCCACGCATTTCCATGTCCGGGTGAGGGAGGCGACCTGCTTTTTCTGCATCACGAATAGCCTGGGATGAGACACCAATTAAATCGGCAGCTTCTCCCACACGCCAGCGACGCGTAATTTTTCTTGCCTCAGGGCTGTCATCATTGAACTGAGCAACTGCAATAGCTTTCGTCATTTCGTGGCCGGCTGCTATGCACTGATCGAGCGTATTCATCAATCCCATTGTACGTTCCTTGAACTCAACTTTGCATTGATATATTAAATCTTGATAAAACAAGCAAAGCAACACTAAATTTGCAAACCTAAGCTAAAAATGCAAAGTTGGTCAATATGTGAGTATATGTAAGTCTGAAAGCATTCCTCCAGGTTTGACTGGCATATCTCAGTCAATATCTGCCGCTCGCCGCAGTAAGGATACGAACGAAGATCGTATTCGTCGAGGAAGCGGAATTGCTGCGTAATCATATGATCCACTGACGCTCTTTAGCTGAAAAGGGTATGGGATGGTGGATTTAAGATTTTAAAAATTGACTGTTATATGCAGTATCTTGACTATAGCGTGTAAGATATCTGGAAACGTAAAGGGTGACCGGTCGCTCTGCTCTGCATACCACTGTCAATATTAAAGTGTTTCGGTAATGTTCTTTTCCTGTTTAGCCAATGACTGGAATGCGTAATTTGTGTTGTCCTGTGTTTTTACAGGGCTCTGCTCAGGTTATTCATAGGGTAGATCCAGTAATTGATCCTTAAGGAGATCATAGTGAGATCAAAAAGAGATCCCCGGATCGTGCTGTGCACCGATATTACTGGCCTGAAGAGGGGGCATCATTTACTGAGGTATGTCATATCTTGACTGTTGTGTGCAGTCTCACATATTGCGGTATGCATTTGTATTAACTGGGGTATGTATTTCCGTTGACTGAGATATGCGTATATACTTGCTTTTGTGGATAACTGTCGGTGTTTAAAATGGCTAAGGAAAATAATGAGTTACCTCTGAATCTTGAGGAGGTGAACAAAACAACAGGTGAAGTTGTTAAGCTGGATGTTAACAGCGCCAGTACTGTTCAGCCTGTTGCGCTCATGAGGCTTGGTCTCTTCGTTCCTACGTTAAAATCGACGTCCAGGAGCAAGACTAACCGCAAAAACGTCACTGATGCGACTGAGGAGCTCGTACAGCTCTCTATTGCCAAAAGTGAAGGGTATACCGATGTCAGGATCACAGGATCGCGTCTTGACATGGATACGGACTTCAAAGTCTGGCTTGGGATCATTCGTTCGATGTCTGAGTGTGGCGTCAAAAATGACACACTTGAATTATCCTTTGTCGAATTCGTGAAGATGTGTGGTTTCGATTCCCGCCGCTCAAACCAGAAAATGCGTGACCGTATCAGCAATTCACTGTTTAAACTTGCGTCAGTAACCCTCAAATTTCAGAGCGAGACGAAAGGGTGGACAACACACCTGGTACAGTCCGCTTATTACGACATCACCGAGGATGTTGTTGAGATCAAGGCGGAACCTAAACTCTTCGAATTGTATCACATGGACAGGCGGGTTCTGTTGCGACTGAAAGCCATCGATGCCCTGCAGCGCAAGGAGTCTGCTCAGGCACTCTACACCTACATTGAAAGCCTCCCACAGAATCCCGCTCCTATTTCCATGAAACGCATGCGGGACAGACTGAACCTGACGTCAAACGTCTATACGCAGAATCACACGGTTCGCAAAGCCATGATGCAGTTGAAGGATATCGGTTATCTGGATTACACCGAATTCAAACGTGGGCGCTCCACATACTTCAGTGTGCATTATCGCAATTCAAAACTTATCAGCAGCACGGTGAAAGTTCCGCGCAAGCCAGAAGAAGAAATACCTGAACAGAATTACGATGAAGTGATTAACGCCCTGAAAGCTGCTGGAATTGATCCGCAGAAACTGGCAAAAGCCCTCGCCAGCGTCAAGCCCGATAATGACTGAGGTATGCAGAATTACATCTTATTGACTGTGGTATGCAGGGCGCATACCACAGTCAATAATTCTTCCCGGCAAAGACCCTACTCTTTATCCATTAAATTGACTGTCGTATGCAGATTTGGCTTCCGGAATGCAAATATTGACTACGGTATGTGATGAAGGTGGGTTCCTGTCGCTTACATTGACTGAGGTATGTTCGCGGGCACACCTCAGTCAATATCCTGCGAGGTTGATGAACGCTTCTTTGTCCTGACCTGTCTATTTGCCCGGGGGCAATGAACGCAGGATATCAGCGGCATCACGACCATCACTGGTAAACGGAACGGCAATTGTTGCGGCCAGCTCCAGCGCAAACACTCTGGTATACACTTCCATCGAACGCGG carries:
- a CDS encoding ParB/RepB/Spo0J family plasmid partition protein; translated protein: MKRAPVIPKHTVKDIRPETDPSAAPAAPMVDSLIARVGAMARGNAILLPVCGREVKFILETVPGESIETASRVWSGNERDQELLTEDALDDLIPSFLLSGQQTPAFGRRVEGVIEVADGSRRRKAAILTSSDYRVLVGDLDDAQMMALSRLGNDYRPVSAYERGKRYALRLENEFNGNVSALADAENISRKIITRCINTALLPKSVVALFTHPGELSARSGEALYKAFSGKEALLLQQMQQLHEQKTAGVMFEPEEVIGLLMEVLKEPSGKKVNLSTRHQFVPGATALYKGDKVIFNLDKSRLPAECIEKIESILRDLQQIQPA
- the sopA gene encoding plasmid-partitioning protein SopA; translation: MGLMNTLDQCIAAGHEMTKAIAVAQFNDDSPEARKITRRWRVGEAADLIGVSSQAIRDAEKAGRLPHPDMEMRGRVEQRVGYTIEQINHMRDVFGTRLRRPDDSVPPVIAVAAHKGGVYKTSVSVHLAQDLALKGLRVLLVEGNDPQGTASMYHGWVPDLHIHAEDTLLPFYLGERDDVAYAVKPTCWPGLDIIPSCLALHRIETELMGRYDDGKLPTEPHMMLRLAIETVAHDYDVIVIDSAPNLGIGTINVVCAADVLIVPTPAELFDYTSALQFFDMLRDLLKNVDLQGFEPDVRILLTKYSNNNGSQSPWMEEQIRDAWGSMVLKNVVRETDEVGKGQIRMRTVFEQAIDQRSSTGAWRNALAIWEPVCNEIFDRLIKPRWEIR
- a CDS encoding RepB family plasmid replication initiator protein translates to MAKENNELPLNLEEVNKTTGEVVKLDVNSASTVQPVALMRLGLFVPTLKSTSRSKTNRKNVTDATEELVQLSIAKSEGYTDVRITGSRLDMDTDFKVWLGIIRSMSECGVKNDTLELSFVEFVKMCGFDSRRSNQKMRDRISNSLFKLASVTLKFQSETKGWTTHLVQSAYYDITEDVVEIKAEPKLFELYHMDRRVLLRLKAIDALQRKESAQALYTYIESLPQNPAPISMKRMRDRLNLTSNVYTQNHTVRKAMMQLKDIGYLDYTEFKRGRSTYFSVHYRNSKLISSTVKVPRKPEEEIPEQNYDEVINALKAAGIDPQKLAKALASVKPDND